Proteins from a genomic interval of Paenibacillus sp. FSL R5-0623:
- the crtI gene encoding phytoene desaturase family protein yields the protein MRGNVIIIGAGFGGLSCAIRLASQGVQVTILERQQHVGGKLQQIERDGYHFDRGPSTITMPSTFRSVFDHSGVAMEDYVQLYELEPRTRNIFADGTVVDLSGNRGWMKEQIAAYSPEDAARYDAFMDESAALYAEANRHFLGKLLLSPSDKYNLQMLRSLLRVRPTVKLDKLLRSYFQHPHTLAMFGRYATYVGSSPYQSPSIFAMMGHVEAEVGIYGVKGGTYQLIEGMTRLAREKGVQIITGTEVRQIVVRNGKVAGVDTDQGFREADQVVANGDVLSVNRLLLAPEHRKEMSDARIRKYEPSISGFVTLAGVRRQYDALLHHTVFFPERYEPEFDHIFRDRKMPADPTIYICYSGYSEAGMAPEGASNLFILVNAPYLSDAWNWEEQTERYGEFVLEQLATRGITGLKQSDVLIRYTPRDIERDTLAHQGSIYGISSNSVKQTFMRPGNRSKDVQGLWYVGGTTHPGGGTPIVTLSGQLVGEQLASEILR from the coding sequence TTGAGAGGTAACGTCATTATAATCGGTGCAGGATTCGGAGGTCTGTCGTGTGCGATACGACTGGCTTCACAAGGTGTGCAGGTGACCATTCTGGAACGGCAGCAACACGTAGGTGGCAAGCTGCAGCAGATTGAGCGGGACGGGTATCATTTTGACCGTGGACCGAGCACAATCACGATGCCATCGACCTTTCGTTCAGTCTTCGACCATTCGGGAGTAGCAATGGAAGATTACGTACAGCTATATGAGTTAGAGCCGCGCACGCGTAATATATTCGCAGATGGCACAGTGGTAGATTTATCAGGCAATCGCGGGTGGATGAAGGAGCAGATCGCGGCGTACAGTCCGGAGGATGCGGCTCGGTATGATGCATTTATGGATGAGTCTGCTGCACTGTATGCGGAAGCCAATCGTCATTTTCTGGGTAAGTTGCTGCTGTCTCCTTCTGACAAATACAATCTCCAAATGCTGCGCAGCCTGCTCCGCGTACGGCCAACGGTGAAGCTGGATAAGCTGCTGCGGTCGTATTTCCAGCATCCGCATACGCTCGCTATGTTCGGACGGTACGCAACCTATGTGGGCTCATCGCCGTATCAATCACCTTCTATCTTTGCCATGATGGGTCATGTGGAAGCAGAAGTCGGCATCTATGGGGTCAAAGGCGGAACCTATCAACTGATCGAAGGAATGACCCGGCTGGCTCGGGAAAAAGGTGTGCAGATCATTACCGGTACAGAGGTCCGGCAGATTGTTGTTCGGAATGGCAAAGTGGCAGGCGTGGATACGGATCAAGGCTTCCGGGAAGCCGATCAGGTGGTTGCCAATGGAGATGTACTTAGCGTGAATCGATTGCTGCTCGCACCGGAACATCGGAAAGAGATGAGCGATGCACGCATACGGAAGTATGAGCCATCCATTTCGGGATTTGTGACGCTGGCGGGTGTGCGAAGACAATATGATGCGCTGCTGCACCATACGGTCTTTTTCCCGGAACGGTATGAACCGGAGTTCGACCATATTTTCCGTGATCGTAAAATGCCCGCCGATCCCACGATCTACATCTGTTATTCCGGTTATTCGGAAGCAGGCATGGCCCCGGAGGGAGCCAGTAACCTGTTCATTCTGGTTAATGCCCCCTACTTGTCGGACGCGTGGAATTGGGAGGAACAGACGGAACGTTATGGGGAGTTTGTGCTTGAACAGTTAGCGACGCGGGGAATTACCGGTTTGAAACAATCCGATGTGCTGATCCGATATACGCCGCGAGATATCGAACGGGATACTTTGGCGCATCAAGGCTCGATCTACGGCATTTCATCCAACTCCGTGAAGCAGACCTTCATGCGACCGGGTA
- a CDS encoding glycosyltransferase family 2 protein, translating to MNASEIFWTVLTGVLGIQLLFAIWNVSCLPKVRSFRADKIQPPDLLVSVLIPARNERLHIEGCLESVLASDTSGFRMEVLVLDDRSEDETAAMVQAIADRDARVRLLHGVDLPEGWMGKSHACHRLVQEAKGEWYMFVDADVRLEPSAIRQTLAAGCEQSGGLVTGFPYQVTKTWMEKLVVPMMVFTIISHLPIFMIRRSSSPMFVAATGAFLLIHRSSYEASGGHAAIQAHLVDDMSLAKAVKRAGHPVMLTDVHDVTNTRMYQNGAEVWNGYKKNMYEGMGRKDVLLLGTMLIYTLMYIVPPLGLIIGLMTGSSVSILYGLVGTLLGMAVKRVADHAGGQPWWLALLQPVSMACVIAIGLASWQAGRSGKGYVWKGRRYS from the coding sequence ATGAATGCATCTGAGATCTTCTGGACTGTGCTTACAGGCGTATTGGGTATACAGTTGCTGTTCGCTATATGGAATGTCTCCTGTCTGCCCAAAGTACGGTCATTCCGGGCAGACAAGATACAACCACCAGACCTTCTGGTCTCGGTACTGATTCCAGCCAGAAATGAAAGACTACATATTGAAGGATGTCTGGAAAGTGTGCTCGCTAGCGATACGTCGGGATTCCGGATGGAAGTATTGGTGCTGGATGATCGCTCCGAAGATGAGACAGCGGCCATGGTACAAGCGATTGCGGATCGCGATGCACGTGTGCGTTTGCTGCATGGTGTCGATCTTCCCGAAGGCTGGATGGGGAAATCTCATGCGTGTCACAGGCTGGTTCAGGAGGCCAAGGGAGAATGGTATATGTTCGTGGATGCGGATGTACGTCTCGAGCCAAGTGCTATTCGGCAGACGCTTGCGGCGGGGTGTGAGCAGAGCGGGGGGCTGGTAACCGGTTTTCCTTATCAGGTAACAAAGACGTGGATGGAAAAGCTTGTTGTACCGATGATGGTTTTCACCATCATCAGTCATCTACCCATTTTCATGATACGCAGATCATCCAGTCCGATGTTTGTGGCCGCTACGGGGGCTTTTTTGCTGATTCATCGCTCCAGTTACGAAGCATCCGGCGGTCATGCTGCCATTCAGGCACATCTGGTGGATGACATGAGTCTCGCCAAAGCAGTTAAGCGTGCAGGTCATCCGGTGATGCTGACAGACGTGCATGACGTAACGAATACACGCATGTATCAGAACGGGGCAGAAGTATGGAATGGGTACAAGAAAAACATGTATGAAGGTATGGGCCGCAAAGACGTACTGCTGCTTGGTACGATGTTGATATATACACTAATGTATATTGTGCCTCCACTGGGCTTGATTATTGGACTCATGACGGGTAGTTCGGTGTCCATTCTGTATGGATTGGTAGGAACATTACTTGGTATGGCTGTGAAAAGAGTAGCGGATCATGCTGGCGGACAACCCTGGTGGCTCGCCCTTCTGCAACCGGTCAGCATGGCCTGTGTCATTGCCATCGGACTTGCTTCCTGGCAGGCAGGCCGCTCCGGCAAGGGGTATGTATGGAAAGGTAGGCGGTACAGTTGA
- a CDS encoding lysophospholipid acyltransferase family protein, protein MIRAVKSKPFNHIFALYNHYYLLRRRFRSFTLTGSLDPQVDIRDNSPIEPNRPVIYFMNHSSWWDGLLLYHASRQTSRGDHYVMMEEQQLQQYAFFRKLGAYSINKESASGIRTSLQYTSELLNSGKRVWVFPQGEILHQEARPIQFRPGIGLLLRRSPNAIAVPVTLCHGMVQHDLPEISMQAGPPVMEDWKAWKSEEIASRLGHVLERQLDDHRSELIRVGQGSLPDALPLIRHVRSTSEKYDAARKRVNR, encoded by the coding sequence ATGATTCGCGCCGTAAAATCAAAACCGTTTAATCATATTTTCGCCTTATACAATCACTATTATCTGCTGCGTCGGCGCTTCCGCTCCTTCACGCTCACGGGGTCACTGGACCCGCAGGTGGACATCAGGGACAACTCCCCGATTGAGCCAAATCGACCGGTGATCTACTTCATGAACCACAGCTCCTGGTGGGATGGTCTGCTGCTCTATCATGCGTCCAGGCAGACGTCAAGGGGAGATCATTATGTGATGATGGAGGAGCAACAGCTTCAGCAGTATGCTTTTTTTCGTAAATTGGGTGCGTATTCGATCAATAAGGAGAGTGCGTCCGGTATTCGGACCTCTCTACAGTACACCAGTGAGCTTTTGAATTCGGGTAAAAGGGTCTGGGTTTTTCCGCAAGGAGAAATATTGCATCAGGAGGCTAGACCAATTCAGTTCCGTCCAGGCATCGGATTGTTGCTTCGTCGCTCCCCGAATGCCATCGCTGTACCGGTAACCTTGTGCCATGGGATGGTCCAGCATGATCTACCTGAAATATCAATGCAGGCAGGCCCGCCTGTGATGGAAGACTGGAAAGCGTGGAAGAGTGAAGAGATTGCCTCCAGACTCGGTCATGTGTTGGAACGGCAGTTAGACGATCACAGATCAGAGCTTATACGGGTGGGTCAGGGAAGTTTGCCAGATGCGCTTCCGTTGATTCGTCATGTACGTTCAACAAGTGAAAAATACGATGCGGCACGAAAGCGGGTGAACCGTTAG
- a CDS encoding carotenoid biosynthesis protein, translating to MIQWLYWAWYVIGATLMLTIGVPDVLSFSNGLFLIFYALYVLDLIYQGRNRTGLSDQSVIWLKPGLWISSVIIWLGGMGVEWVGVHTHWPFGEYTYSDFFGIHLFSVPVTLGFAWIAVVGNSALLSGGGSTWTGKLLRAVKTGFWAIVLDLVLDPVAHARGFWEWQAPGGFYGVPWTNYISWFIMGAFLSLFLPAMPGDRSSLLRAKWLYQLFILLFGLLALKEGITGSFIIAIAGMLLAEGSWLYDSRRKIKTV from the coding sequence ATGATCCAGTGGCTTTACTGGGCGTGGTATGTCATTGGAGCAACCTTGATGCTAACGATCGGTGTGCCTGACGTATTATCTTTTTCAAATGGTTTATTTCTAATCTTCTACGCATTGTATGTGCTAGATCTGATCTATCAGGGGCGTAATCGGACAGGCCTGTCCGACCAGTCAGTCATCTGGCTGAAACCCGGACTCTGGATATCCTCTGTGATTATCTGGCTTGGAGGTATGGGCGTAGAGTGGGTAGGCGTTCATACGCATTGGCCTTTTGGCGAGTATACCTACTCAGACTTCTTCGGGATTCATCTGTTCAGTGTGCCAGTTACACTTGGTTTTGCCTGGATCGCAGTGGTCGGTAACTCGGCACTGTTAAGTGGCGGCGGTTCAACCTGGACTGGCAAATTGCTTCGAGCAGTGAAGACCGGGTTCTGGGCGATTGTTCTTGATCTGGTACTCGACCCTGTTGCGCATGCAAGAGGATTCTGGGAGTGGCAAGCCCCAGGTGGATTCTACGGTGTTCCGTGGACCAATTACATAAGCTGGTTTATCATGGGTGCATTCCTGTCCCTCTTCCTTCCAGCCATGCCTGGTGACCGTAGCTCATTGCTGCGTGCAAAATGGTTGTATCAGCTGTTTATTCTTTTGTTCGGCCTACTTGCTCTAAAGGAAGGAATTACGGGCAGCTTTATCATCGCCATTGCTGGGATGCTTCTTGCCGAAGGGAGCTGGCTCTATGATTCGCGCCGTAAAATCAAAACCGTTTAA
- a CDS encoding phytoene/squalene synthase family protein translates to MNEAILSRCEELMQKGSSSFYQAFRGLPSPRREAVYVIYAFCRMIDDSVDEPEHSPYTIHEIHDLFDRLDDAEGHFIWPALRWLFSSFPHLDKGPFFRQMEGQLTDLKVTHYTTMQELERYCYLVAGTVGEMLLPVLRDDNGAEVAMNGIALGKGMQIVNIIRDVGEDRARVRRYVPLEIMEKHGYTEQDFEEGIVDERFIAIVHELKAAALNWFRIGMDRLDTYPTESAFSIELAAAFYSTILHAVERNDYDVYTKRAYVSDELKLEMLGAIVKRYPMLAYQASRTAVS, encoded by the coding sequence ATGAATGAAGCGATTTTGAGCAGGTGTGAAGAGTTGATGCAAAAGGGTTCTTCCTCTTTTTATCAGGCCTTTAGAGGGTTGCCAAGTCCACGTCGGGAAGCGGTATATGTCATTTATGCCTTCTGCCGCATGATTGATGACAGTGTAGACGAGCCGGAACATTCGCCCTATACGATACACGAGATCCATGATTTGTTTGATCGGCTAGACGATGCGGAAGGACACTTTATCTGGCCAGCACTGAGATGGTTGTTCAGCAGTTTCCCTCATCTGGATAAGGGGCCATTTTTCCGTCAGATGGAAGGGCAGCTCACAGATCTTAAAGTAACGCATTATACAACGATGCAGGAACTGGAGCGTTATTGTTATCTGGTGGCCGGAACCGTAGGTGAGATGTTGTTGCCTGTATTGCGGGATGATAACGGCGCAGAAGTAGCCATGAACGGGATTGCTTTGGGTAAAGGGATGCAGATCGTTAATATTATCCGGGATGTTGGTGAAGATCGGGCCAGAGTGCGCCGGTATGTTCCGCTGGAGATTATGGAGAAGCATGGTTACACCGAGCAGGACTTCGAAGAAGGGATCGTGGACGAACGCTTTATTGCCATTGTTCATGAATTAAAAGCTGCAGCATTGAACTGGTTCCGTATTGGCATGGATCGTCTGGATACGTACCCAACAGAAAGTGCGTTTTCCATCGAGCTGGCAGCAGCCTTTTACTCCACCATTCTACACGCGGTTGAACGCAACGACTATGACGTATATACCAAACGTGCATATGTTAGCGATGAATTGAAACTGGAGATGTTGGGTGCAATTGTGAAACGTTACCCGATGCTGGCCTATCAAGCCTCCCGAACGGCGGTATCCTGA
- the crtI gene encoding phytoene desaturase family protein, with product MKRAAIVGAGIGGLTSALLLNRQGWDVTVYERGSRVGGRIGYEQEGEYRIDQGPTIVLLPEMLLGILEEAGVDRSKIELLRCDPLYRVHYHSGRVMTKMTSREEQTAEIERLFPGESRGFTRFMKDMDTLFPAGRAAFLERAFPRKRDFFTPSLMSLMGRLRAHKSVRKAVGDYFQHEELLDAYSLQSLYIGGSPFGTPGIYSLLPYAEHEYGIWMVKGGYAALPAMLEQELISRGGRVVLNSEVTGLKIKNGVCEGIETAAGAEHVDAVIYNGDFPHLSGLLGQSPQVARKRKPYRPSSGCVLLYVGVDKTWEDATTHQFFLPPSLEGSLQEVFNQRRIPAKSSFYVFNPVALDETAAPQGQSVLYFLIPVPDAEGIDWDQESEALAERVLEEAEQRGFPGLRAAIKWKKVRTPADAERDGLYGGGSFGIAPVLFQSGVYRPQPKPFPNIKGLYAAGASVHPGGGVPIVMQSARMAVNQLMKEMGT from the coding sequence ATGAAGCGGGCCGCTATTGTAGGGGCAGGGATTGGTGGACTTACTTCTGCGCTGTTATTGAACCGTCAGGGCTGGGATGTCACCGTCTATGAACGGGGTTCTCGCGTTGGCGGGCGCATTGGATATGAGCAGGAAGGGGAATACCGGATCGATCAGGGGCCAACGATCGTACTGCTGCCGGAGATGTTACTTGGCATACTGGAGGAAGCAGGCGTAGATCGTTCGAAGATTGAGTTACTTCGCTGTGATCCGTTATACAGAGTGCATTACCACAGTGGTCGTGTCATGACCAAGATGACCTCACGTGAAGAGCAGACGGCGGAGATTGAACGTTTGTTCCCGGGAGAGAGCCGGGGATTCACACGATTCATGAAAGATATGGACACGTTGTTTCCGGCAGGCCGGGCAGCGTTTCTGGAAAGGGCTTTTCCGCGCAAAAGGGATTTCTTCACCCCTTCGCTCATGTCACTCATGGGCAGATTGCGTGCACACAAAAGTGTCCGGAAAGCGGTAGGCGATTATTTTCAGCATGAGGAATTGCTTGATGCGTACTCTCTGCAAAGTCTATACATCGGTGGATCACCGTTTGGAACGCCAGGAATCTATTCCCTTTTGCCTTACGCAGAGCATGAATATGGCATCTGGATGGTCAAAGGTGGATATGCAGCATTGCCGGCCATGCTGGAACAGGAACTGATATCACGTGGTGGACGTGTCGTGCTGAATTCGGAAGTTACCGGGCTCAAGATTAAAAATGGTGTGTGTGAAGGTATAGAAACGGCAGCAGGCGCAGAACATGTGGATGCAGTTATCTACAATGGTGATTTCCCCCATCTATCAGGTTTGCTTGGACAATCACCACAGGTAGCGCGGAAAAGAAAACCGTATCGTCCCTCTTCCGGATGTGTATTGCTCTATGTCGGCGTGGACAAAACCTGGGAAGATGCAACAACGCACCAGTTCTTCCTGCCACCGAGTCTAGAAGGTAGCTTACAGGAAGTGTTCAATCAGCGACGCATTCCGGCAAAGTCCTCATTTTACGTATTTAATCCGGTCGCATTGGATGAAACTGCAGCGCCTCAAGGACAGAGTGTATTGTATTTCCTCATTCCGGTACCAGATGCCGAAGGTATCGACTGGGATCAGGAGAGTGAAGCATTGGCAGAACGTGTACTGGAAGAAGCGGAGCAACGAGGGTTCCCGGGACTTCGTGCAGCGATCAAGTGGAAAAAGGTACGTACACCCGCTGACGCAGAGCGAGACGGGCTCTATGGGGGCGGAAGCTTTGGTATAGCACCTGTATTGTTCCAGTCCGGTGTATACCGACCGCAACCCAAACCATTCCCTAATATAAAGGGATTATATGCCGCAGGAGCATCTGTACATCCAGGTGGCGGAGTGCCGATTGTAATGCAGAGTGCACGGATGGCCGTCAATCAACTCATGAAGGAGATGGGAACATGA
- the crtI gene encoding phytoene desaturase family protein gives MIPNQQRKRATVIGAGPGGLAAAMLLSGQGYEVDVYEKQPVIGGRSARLELGEYRFDRGATFLMMPQLIEEMFDVVGRKLSDYVHMKELTPLYALNFGDKVFTPSRNREDTAAQIKELFPGNEDNYLRFMQEEEVKFGKVMPLLRRPFGKLTDYLRKDAVTALPKLDVHNTVYGILSRYFTDERLRWAFTFQSKYLGMSAWDCPGTFTILSFIEHHYGLFHPIGGVNRIFQAMADVVEEYGGRIHTSTPVKQVIVRNGRAEGVLLENGERIEADHVVVNADFAHAVNHLFEPGVLKKYTPEKMKRKKYSCSTAMLYLGVDGDVDLPHHSIYFPEDYRLNVDEITKHKMLSADPSLYIHNPSRLDSTLAPEGKSALYVLMPTPNLTADIDWEAERENVQEAMMKRMEGIPELADIRSRIEECMLFTPLDWETELDVYRGATFNMAHNLGQMMYLRPHNQFEELKSVWLVGGGTHPGSGLPTIFESARISVRLIQEEDARTSSKPSSYVKTAEVGGHS, from the coding sequence ATGATACCGAATCAACAACGCAAACGTGCAACTGTCATTGGCGCAGGTCCGGGTGGACTTGCAGCAGCGATGTTATTGTCCGGTCAGGGGTACGAGGTAGATGTGTATGAGAAACAGCCAGTCATCGGGGGGCGTTCTGCCAGATTGGAACTGGGTGAATATCGATTCGACCGGGGTGCAACATTTTTGATGATGCCTCAGCTGATTGAAGAGATGTTTGACGTGGTGGGACGCAAGTTATCCGATTATGTGCATATGAAAGAGTTAACCCCACTGTACGCACTGAACTTTGGTGATAAGGTGTTCACGCCTTCTCGTAATCGGGAAGATACAGCTGCACAGATTAAGGAGTTGTTTCCTGGCAATGAGGACAATTACCTTCGGTTCATGCAAGAAGAAGAAGTGAAATTTGGCAAAGTCATGCCTTTGCTCCGTCGTCCTTTTGGCAAGCTGACTGACTATCTGCGCAAGGATGCGGTAACAGCTCTACCCAAGCTTGATGTCCACAATACAGTCTATGGAATCTTGTCCCGCTATTTTACAGATGAGCGTCTACGCTGGGCATTTACATTCCAATCCAAATATCTTGGCATGTCTGCCTGGGATTGTCCGGGTACCTTTACCATATTATCGTTTATTGAGCATCACTACGGATTGTTCCACCCCATTGGCGGTGTGAATCGGATCTTCCAAGCCATGGCTGATGTCGTGGAAGAATACGGAGGCCGAATACATACTTCCACCCCGGTGAAACAGGTCATCGTTCGCAATGGTCGTGCAGAAGGTGTGTTGCTTGAGAACGGTGAACGCATCGAAGCGGACCATGTGGTGGTGAACGCCGACTTCGCACATGCGGTGAATCATCTGTTCGAACCGGGCGTCCTTAAGAAATATACCCCTGAGAAAATGAAACGCAAAAAATACTCCTGCTCCACAGCGATGCTGTATCTGGGCGTAGATGGTGATGTGGACTTGCCGCATCACTCGATCTATTTTCCCGAGGACTACCGGTTGAACGTTGATGAGATTACCAAGCACAAAATGTTATCAGCCGATCCATCTCTATATATTCATAACCCTTCCAGACTTGATTCGACGCTGGCACCGGAAGGGAAATCTGCTTTATATGTTCTTATGCCTACGCCTAACCTTACCGCAGACATTGATTGGGAGGCAGAGCGGGAGAATGTGCAGGAGGCCATGATGAAACGAATGGAAGGCATTCCTGAGCTGGCCGACATACGCAGCCGTATTGAAGAATGTATGCTGTTCACTCCACTCGATTGGGAGACTGAACTGGATGTGTATCGCGGAGCAACATTTAATATGGCACATAATTTGGGTCAGATGATGTACCTGCGTCCCCATAACCAGTTTGAAGAGTTGAAAAGTGTATGGCTGGTAGGCGGCGGAACACATCCGGGCAGCGGGTTGCCCACGATCTTTGAATCGGCACGGATCAGTGTCAGACTGATTCAGGAAGAGGACGCACGCACAAGCTCTAAACCATCCTCGTACGTGAAGACGGCAGAAGTCGGAGGGCATTCATGA
- a CDS encoding MerR family transcriptional regulator: MYSIKQVAAMLGIPTVTLRAWENRYSAVTPERTESGYRMYTEENVADLRWLKEQVELHQTNISEAVRMLKVNKLNPPEAVPTPIMAPVPTMEEAYARMADQIYDSLYNFQGERANGLIDFGFTMYGYDSMFYHVLVPILVRVGDAWEQGRASVAQEHFMTQLISQRFYQFFHLFPIYPHLPKVLALCPEGEHHQVGLLLFSLFMRKNGAEVLYLGANTPEEGIFPIIREQKIKLVCLSITSPGLLERCDQLIERIKNEFPHIRFVLGGKGYERADHARYPQWIMPEDSADWQSWIEREYLANRPPGARFGQAHN; the protein is encoded by the coding sequence GTGTATTCCATCAAACAAGTCGCTGCCATGCTCGGTATCCCGACGGTGACGCTCCGGGCTTGGGAGAATCGGTATAGTGCGGTCACCCCTGAGCGGACGGAATCGGGGTATCGAATGTATACCGAAGAGAATGTTGCGGATCTGCGCTGGTTGAAAGAGCAGGTTGAGCTGCATCAGACCAATATTTCGGAAGCGGTACGGATGTTGAAAGTAAACAAATTAAATCCGCCCGAGGCTGTGCCCACGCCGATCATGGCTCCGGTGCCTACGATGGAAGAAGCCTACGCACGCATGGCAGATCAGATCTATGACTCGCTCTACAACTTTCAGGGTGAACGTGCCAATGGTTTGATTGATTTTGGTTTCACCATGTATGGGTATGACTCGATGTTCTATCATGTGTTGGTGCCCATTCTGGTTCGGGTTGGAGATGCATGGGAGCAAGGCAGGGCTTCGGTGGCTCAGGAACACTTCATGACACAGCTGATTTCACAGCGGTTTTATCAGTTTTTCCATCTGTTCCCGATCTATCCGCATCTGCCCAAAGTTCTGGCGTTGTGTCCGGAAGGGGAGCACCATCAGGTTGGATTGCTGCTGTTCTCTCTCTTTATGCGTAAAAATGGGGCGGAAGTACTGTATCTCGGTGCGAACACGCCCGAAGAAGGCATCTTCCCGATTATTCGGGAGCAGAAGATCAAGTTAGTCTGCCTTTCGATCACAAGCCCAGGGCTTCTTGAACGGTGTGATCAGCTTATAGAGCGGATTAAAAATGAGTTTCCACATATTCGCTTCGTACTTGGTGGAAAGGGCTATGAGCGTGCAGATCATGCTCGTTATCCGCAATGGATTATGCCAGAGGATTCAGCGGATTGGCAGTCATGGATAGAACGCGAGTATCTCGCAAATCGACCACCTGGTGCGAGGTTTGGACAGGCACATAACTAA
- a CDS encoding phospholipase D family protein — protein MLYQTYKPLPPGISYESPEYRVDQVEFLHDLTYPSSDGQMQHEQQIFQRMMQIVEEAEQFVLVDMFLFNNYQHKGQNFPPVSTEFTEALVAKKNQHPDMDIWFITDEVNTNYNSAPNPLLEQMKQAGIHVVITDVDPLRDSTPVYSAVWRTFFQWFGQSGDGWIKNLMATDGPDVTVRSYLKLLNVKANHRKVVVSEKTAIVSSGNIHDASAYHSNIAFEVTGPIIGDILQSEQAVLDFSGGGQVPAYTAPSPDSNTGDLRIRYLTEGKVNDAALHEINQAGKGDTLWMGMFYVASPKVLEALLEAAKRGTEIRLVLDPNENAFGQEKIGIPNRPVAAELHDKSDGKIQIRWYNTTKEQYHTKMIYLAKATGDHIVLGGSTNFTPRNLNDYNLENDLWVAAPPDNKFTLDIASYFERIWNNNDAEFTLDLDEFQEKTTFLKGILYKLQLILGFTTF, from the coding sequence ATGCTCTATCAAACCTACAAACCATTACCACCGGGCATTTCCTACGAAAGTCCGGAGTATCGTGTGGATCAAGTCGAGTTCCTGCATGACCTCACCTACCCTTCATCTGATGGACAGATGCAGCACGAACAACAGATTTTCCAGCGCATGATGCAGATTGTGGAGGAAGCAGAGCAGTTTGTCCTGGTGGATATGTTCCTGTTCAATAATTATCAGCACAAGGGACAGAACTTTCCTCCCGTGAGTACTGAATTCACCGAAGCGCTGGTTGCCAAAAAAAATCAGCATCCTGATATGGACATCTGGTTCATTACAGATGAAGTAAATACCAACTATAACTCAGCACCGAATCCGTTGCTGGAACAAATGAAACAAGCAGGCATTCATGTGGTCATCACGGATGTGGACCCTTTGCGTGATTCAACGCCAGTATACTCTGCGGTCTGGCGGACCTTCTTCCAATGGTTTGGTCAATCGGGAGATGGCTGGATCAAAAACCTGATGGCCACGGATGGCCCCGATGTAACGGTCCGTTCCTATCTCAAGCTGCTCAATGTGAAAGCAAATCATCGCAAAGTTGTTGTTAGTGAGAAGACGGCGATTGTCTCTTCTGGCAATATTCATGATGCGAGTGCCTACCACTCGAACATTGCATTTGAAGTAACAGGTCCAATCATTGGCGATATTCTTCAGTCAGAACAAGCTGTTCTCGACTTCTCAGGTGGAGGCCAGGTTCCTGCCTACACAGCTCCTTCCCCGGATTCGAATACGGGAGATTTACGAATTCGCTATTTAACTGAAGGCAAAGTGAATGACGCTGCACTCCATGAGATCAATCAGGCTGGCAAAGGTGACACCTTATGGATGGGCATGTTCTATGTGGCCTCTCCGAAAGTATTGGAAGCCCTGCTGGAAGCCGCAAAACGAGGAACCGAGATCCGGCTTGTACTTGATCCAAATGAAAATGCCTTTGGTCAGGAGAAGATCGGCATTCCGAACCGTCCTGTCGCTGCTGAATTGCATGATAAATCCGACGGTAAAATTCAGATCCGCTGGTATAACACCACCAAGGAGCAATACCATACCAAGATGATCTATCTTGCCAAAGCAACCGGTGATCATATTGTCCTCGGGGGTTCAACCAACTTCACACCTCGAAACCTGAATGACTACAATCTGGAGAATGATCTATGGGTTGCTGCTCCTCCAGATAATAAGTTCACGCTTGATATCGCGAGTTATTTCGAGCGTATTTGGAATAATAATGATGCCGAATTCACGTTAGACCTGGATGAGTTTCAGGAGAAGACTACCTTTTTGAAAGGTATCCTATATAAGCTGCAACTGATTCTGGGTTTTACAACCTTTTGA